The Rosa rugosa chromosome 1, drRosRugo1.1, whole genome shotgun sequence genomic sequence tgacatggtGGTGACAGGTAATGATCTTGAGGATATTAAGAAGTTGCAGAGTGCATTGTCAgcagaatttgaaatgaaagacttaGGGAGTATGAAATATTTATTGGAAAATGAAGTCACTAGAGGAAAAGATTGTATTATGTTGAGTCAGAGAAAGTATGTCCTTGGCTTATTAACAGAAACATGTATGCTCGATTGCAAACTGGCTGACACACCCATTGAGCAGAACCATCGgttagctgagtatccagatcaagTACCCATGAATAAGACAAgatatcagaggttagttggaagattaatttatttgtcacacactagaccagacttagcttatgcagttagtgttgtgagtcagttcatgcataatcctagtGAGGCTCATATGGAAGTTGTAGTTCGGATCTTGAGGTACTTGAAGTCTGCTCCTGGAAAGGGGTTGGTGTTTTCTAAGCATAGGCATTTGGATGTTTTGGGGTATACAGATGCAGACTAAGCGGGTTGTATAACTGATCGACGGTCCACTTCCGTATACTTTATGTTTGTCGGTGGAAATTTAGTTACTTGGAAGAGTAAGAAGCAGAAGGTGGTGGCTTGTtctagtgctgaagcagagtatagaggaatcGCCCgtggagtttgtgagatgttgtggttaaGGCACTTGTTGAGGGATTTGGGTTTCAAGCAGGAAAAAGCCATCCCTTTATTCTGTGAAAACAAATCTATTGCTTATAATCCTGTCCAACATGATTGCACAAAATATGTGGAGGTTGATAGACACTTCATCAAAGAGAAGCTGGATCAACAAATCATTTCTTTTCCCTTCGTACCTACTGAGGAGCAGCTGACGGACATTCTTACAAAGACAGTCTCTAGCaaggcgttttatgactcaTTTGATAAGTTGGGCATCCGTTATCTGTAtactccaacttgagggggagtgttagcatgagtcactctccataattgtaggaattgtagtataattaggattgtatagttaaggagaatattatgtagttaagggggagaatatcacggtgtaattagtttcctattaggattgtgtatactttgtatatgtactCTGTCTTTGGAGAAGATTAATATATCCGAAATTCCCAAACTTTTTCTttgtctttgttctgtttgactaTTCACTCGCATGCTTTTTTACTCTTTGCTTGGTAAGTGGTAACTAGCTAGTTCCTCTACATACTTACATTTCGTGCAACACCATGAAATTAATGTCAGTTTGCATTTTGTGTTAAGATTTGTTCAAAAACAAAGATGTCATATTTCCTTAGATTTAATTTCTTCATCTGTAAGGGCATTTTCAACTCGAGGTCTCGAGTCCTATTTTGAGACATCACACACTATTTTCCTCATCTCCAACGTTTGAAACTCAGACGTGGGACTCAAGAGGACCTAGGCTCTAAGAGGGTAGAGAACAACATTATATTAAACTGTAAGAtcagggtaaagctatggtatgttaacatttctcatacatcaactatttgtactactttaaggactcatgttaccactttgaggactaatattactattttgaggactcatgtggtaactaagaaaatttaccactttaaggactcatgttaccact encodes the following:
- the LOC133730630 gene encoding uncharacterized mitochondrial protein AtMg00810-like encodes the protein MVVTGNDLEDIKKLQSALSAEFEMKDLGSMKYLLENEVTRGKDCIMLSQRKYVLGLLTETCMLDCKLADTPIEQNHRLAEYPDQVPMNKTRYQSEAHMEVVVRILRYLKSAPGKGLVFSKHRHLDVLGYTDAD